tttggtttataaaatttatattttttatttccaaattTACCTGAATggtcataaaatttatattttttatttccaaattTACCTGAATGgtcataatatttatattttttatttccaaattTACCTGAATggtcataatattttatattttttatagggTCGTAAAATTCGCTAGCTGTTTGTATTTTTAGCAAACTAGGTGAATAGTGattcaaaatattatttactttattattcattataccattttttaaatacacatttttatttttcgaaATTTGtggtaataatatatgtcttcttatttgtttatttatttggcTAGCTAAAAAATcttgattattattttggttgtttttttttattttgtttaagtaattttttttttttttttcatgatTTTTTTCTATCGCTTTTTGATATTTTGTTTGTATATCTCGAATATTTTGGCGTAACATATaatttgtttcttttttttcttcattttttttttcttcattttttatattgtcattatatttattatcaaaGGATATTAAGCTAGCTgtcaatttattattttttttactttttgtGTCTAATTCTTTATATGGAATATCTTTGGGTTCAATTATTGTATCAGAAGAAGATACGTCCCACCATTCAGATCCTTTTTTGtgagaaaaattatatactgCATTTAAAACTTTCAAAGAAATTGTAGtttctaaattattattatcattaaaatTAAGTGGATTCTTGTAAAGTAAagaattaatttgtttatcattttgtgataatttaattaaaaatgttttaaaccatttattttctaaaatatttttattattttgatatcCCAATGAATTAAAATGCCAATCAAGTCTAtcgatatatataataggtatAAATccataaataaatttaatagggaaacataaattttttatattattatcaggTTTACAGTTAAATTCGATATTTTCCCATATCGTATtattatctattttttttgtattagttccttgtataattatttcatgtcttgttttatttatttgaccAAAGGAGCCATAAATATTCATGAGCTCAAAATTGTTTATGGTTTCGTTCATAATTTGATTAGgagataaaatattttggagaaatgaataaataaaatgtgcaaataaaataaaatagaaatatTGTGATaagtatttatatataaattttttattatttaaataaaaagcagataatataaataaaaataataactgAAATAGAAACAAAAATGAGTAGTATTTATCTGAAAAACCatctataaatattttataagaataAATTAATACTGTTGATAATAATAAGCTTATCTGACTTATAAAATGAgctatataattttttgtaaataaaaataaatataatgaataaattaataaaagacTGAAATAAGTGATGAACAATATTGAGATCCCCATTTGAATTCCATCTTCATGTgaatcaatattattatatattttgattaagCATACAGCTAgacaattaaatataaaaataactaaAGAACCtacaatattaataaaaacatctttagaaatattataacttattaatatataacttAAACCCTTTTGTTTGAATATCCAGTtgtaaatgttatatatatctttttttatatcttgaAAAAagttgttattattattattattatatttttttttgttattaaaataaataccatttttttgtgaattgtcatattttaagaatactttttcttcatcattatAATCATATTCTCCATTCCCTTTTTCATCTTCTTCATCAGAATCttgaatattatttttttgtgttatATTTAACCCATTTTGGCTATTTATATAatctatattaaaataaGAATCGTAcatgttatatatttcatcttCATTTAGTcccataaaataaaaaatatcaaaactTTTGAAATATCGTCTACTTTTGTgtttattcttaattttgtctataataatatttattattttattttttttcgatttaaaaaaaaaatgtaataatattttatcatcaaAACAATACATCAATGGTGCTAAAAgtaggaaataaaaaagataagAATTTTGATTTAGAAAATTAagaatacaataaaaaaatattaatgtaCCTCCTATTATTCTAAATGATCTTATtggaaataaaagaaaaaatgaaaatacgCATTCacataatatacaaaataaattatcacATTTGCTcaaaaatttatatgaatgaaaaaaataagatatTATTGTTGGTAATGGTTGTgtttcatataaataatattttccttCTAATTTTCCCCATACATCGGTATTTCGAAATCTTATTAAGCTAGTTCCTAATAACactttaaaaacaaaaaaacggCACACAtactttattaaaaatgttgtcgaatatttatttttcactGAATTTTGGGTTAATGGGACTATAAATAGACAAAGGAAGACTAATTCTAATAGCTCGATTTCAAATGAATAATTAAACCATACATTTCCTATACTGTAAATACTTTGtagcaatatatatataatcaatacACTAATTACGTTTATACAATTTAGTAATAAAGCCCCTGCACTTAATACCATTCCTGTAATGTAAAAAATGGGTATATATCAATTGTctagctttttttttttttttttttttttttttttttataaatgattTACCTAAAATTGCCAACAAATTTATGGCAAGATCCGTTGTTGGGATAAACCAAAAAAGGGAATGAAATTTTTGAAATTTTGTCCATAAATCATAATTCTTTAATTCGTCAAATAAGTTTTCTAAGAATTCCTTTGCTGGGGTTAATCCATTTTCTCCTATTAAAGCTGCATTCTACGAAAATTCGACAAACGATGAAggataacatttttaattaaatatgcTATGTAGCTATTTGTGCATATAAAATAGATcgaaaaatgcaaaaaaatataaaaaattaagataAAGGAGAAATGTGTTTATAGCCAATTTATATTACCTGTTTCCATGAGAcaacaaatgaaaaaaaacaagccAATAACACTATTCGAGTATATATCTGaattgaagaaaataataaaaaatgacatATTGTATTTacatagatatatatattataaacaattcaatatatgaataaaatgttaagcattttttttttttttttttttttttttttttttattataatttgtttatatttatagactttcatttttttcttacaATTTGAGAACACCAAAATGTTGATTCAATACCCTTTACTTTATATATGtaagaattattattattatcattgtaaaa
This sequence is a window from Plasmodium yoelii strain 17X genome assembly, chromosome: 1. Protein-coding genes within it:
- a CDS encoding rhoptry protein ROP14, putative is translated as MDDDFRDPTKLMINSKEIDKVKAFSKIKNSINNIFKQIFYNDNNNNSYIYKIYTRIVLLACFFSFVVSWKQNAALIGENGLTPAKEFLENLFDELKNYDLWTKFQKFHSLFWFIPTTDLAINLLAILGMVLSAGALLLNCINVISVLIIYILLQSIYSIGNVWFNYSFEIELLELVFLCLFIVPLTQNSVKNKYSTTFLIKYVCRFFVFKVLLGTSLIRFRNTDVWGKLEGKYYLYETQPLPTIISYFFHSYKFLSKCDNLFCILCECVFSFFLLFPIRSFRIIGGTLIFFYCILNFLNQNSYLFYFLLLAPLMYCFDDKILLHFFFKSKKNKIINIIIDKIKNKHKSRRYFKSFDIFYFMGLNEDEIYNMYDSYFNIDYINSQNGLNITQKNNIQDSDEEDEKGNGEYDYNDEEKVFLKYDNSQKNGIYFNNKKKYNNNNNNNFFQDIKKDIYNIYNWIFKQKGLSYILISYNISKDVFINIVGSLVIFIFNCLAVCLIKIYNNIDSHEDGIQMGISILFITYFSLLLIYSLYLFLFTKNYIAHFISQISLLLSTVLIYSYKIFIDGFSDKYYSFLFLFQLLFLFILSAFYLNNKKFIYKYLSQYFYFILFAHFIYSFLQNILSPNQIMNETINNFELMNIYGSFGQINKTRHEIIIQGTNTKKIDNNTIWENIEFNCKPDNNIKNLCFPIKFIYGFIPIIYIDRLDWHFNSLGYQNNKNILENKWFKTFLIKLSQNDKQINSLLYKNPLNFNDNNNLETTISLKVLNAVYNFSHKKGSEWWDVSSSDTIIEPKDIPYKELDTKSKKNNKLTASLISFDNKYNDNIKNEEKKNEEKKETNYMLRQNIRDIQTKYQKAIEKNHEKKKKNYLNKIKKNNQNNNQDFLASQINKQIRRHILLPQISKNKNVYLKNGIMNNKVNNILNHYSPSLLKIQTASEFYDPIKNIKYYDHSGKFGNKKYKYYDHSGKFGNKKYKFYDHSGKFGNKKYKFYKPNIEKNTIEENVNYFKDNLNDQNLEIADTLKKTIDNAINSSYANFDALNYYSDKINKLGMLENYNDQNKLIPNYIFQENTLMNHPQNNANDDGVYLIEAISENIDKDGIQNFF